In the genome of Achromobacter sp. MFA1 R4, the window CCAGGTGTTGCGGGTCACGGCGTCGTCGATGCTGACGCGGTAGAAGTCCTGGTAGCCCTTCCATAGCGGCAGCCATGCGTCGAAGTCTGCGGCGACGATGGGACGGATTTCGGCGGTACTCATGGCGCGAGGCCTCCTGGCGATGGTCAGAGTTGGTTTTCCATGGCTTCGACGATATGCCGCAGCACTTGCAGGCGAGCGTACCGCTTGTCGTTGGCCGACACCAGATGCCAGGGCGCGTGCGCCACATCGGTGCGCATCATCATCTCGTTGGCGGCGGACGCATATTCGCGCCATTTGTCGCGGTTGCGCCAGTCGTCAGGCGTGATCTTGAAATTCTTGAAGGGCGACTTCTCGCGCTCGCGGAAGCGTTCGAGCTGCACCTGGGGCGTGATCGCCAACCAGAACTTCAGCACCAGCGCGCCGCTGGCGGCAAGCTGTTCTTCGAAGTCATTGATCTCGGCGTACGCCCGGCGCCATTTGGCGGGCGGGATCAGCTTCTCGACGCGCTCGACCAGCACGCGGCCATACCAGGAGCGGTCGAAGATGGCGATGCGGCCATGGCTGGGTAGGCGGCGCCAGAAGCGCCACAGATAGGGCCGGGCCATTTCCTCGGTGGTGGGCGCGGAGATCGGCGTGATGTCGAACTGCCGGGCGTCCAGCGCATGCGTGACGCGGCGGATCGCGCCGCCCTTGCCGGCGGCGTCCTGGCCTTCGAACACCAGGATCAGCGAGCGATTGCGGAACTTGTCGGACCGGGCGGCGCAGGCCAGCCGGCCCTGCAGCAGGCCGAGTTCGGACTCGTAGTCGTCCTTGTCTTCCTTGGCGTCGTAGTCCAGTTTGCCCAGTCGGTCGACGATGCGGGTGGAACTGGAATGCGCCACGAAGGCCGGCGGCAGGCGCGGCACGCCCCGGCGGCGCATGGCAAGCAGTACCGCCTCGGCCGTGCGCACGGTTCGCAGGTTTTCGTCCGCGCTGGGGATCACCACCCAGGGCGCATGGCCGCAGTCGGTGTGATTGAGCACCACGTGGGCGCCGGCCCGGATGCGGTCGAATTTCTTGTTGACCTTGAGATCCACCGGACTGACCTGCCAGGCGGTCTCCGGACTGGCCAAGAGGCGCTGCGCGCGCGCCTTCTGGGCCTTGGCCGACAGATGAAACCACAGCTTGACGATCTGCACGCCCTCCGAGGCCAGCATGGTCTCGAAGCGCATGATGGCGGCCGCGTGCGCCTCGATGGCGTCCGCATTGGGCTTTTTGCGCGCGGCTTCGATCAGCAGCGGCGCATACCAGGAGCCGAACACGATGCCGGTGCTGCCCTTGGGCGGCAGGTCGCGCCAGTAGCGCCAGAGCGGTGGGCGCTCCAGTTCGTCGCCTTCGCGCGGGCCGTAGGCCAGCGTGCGGATGTGGCGCGGGTCCATCCATTCATTGAGCAGATTGACCGTGGCGCCCTTGCCCGCGCCGTCGATCCCCGCCACCACGACCAGCAGGGTCTTGTCGGCCTGCTTGAGCCGTTCGTATTGCGCGTTGACCAGCGCGACCCGCAGCCGTTCTTCGAGCGCGTTGAATTCATCTTTTGATAGGGTCGGGTCGGCTTCGGCTTCGGCGAACATGGATACGTCGGATCGGGTTGCTGCGATCGGGCGATCTTGCGGGATATGGCTGCGCGGCGCAAGTGCGCCGCGCCGCGGCTCAAAGCGCGTTGACGGGAATCTTGAGATATCTCACGCCGTTGTCTTCGGCGGGCGGGAAATGTCCCGCGCGGATGTTGACCTGGATCGCGGGCAGGATCAGCGTGGGCATGCCCAGCGTGGCGTCGCGCCGGGTGCGCATGGCGACGAACTCGTCCTCGCTCACGCCGTCGCGCACGTGGATGTTGGCGCGGCGCTGCTCGGCCACGGTGGTTTCCCAGGCGACCTCGCGGCTTTCCGGCGGATAGTCGTGGCACATGAACAGCCGCGTGGCGTCCGGCAGGCTCAACAGGCGCCGGATCGACCGGTACAGCAGGTGCGCATCGCCGCCGGGAAAGTCGCAGCGCGCCGTGCCCACGTCCGGCATGAAGAGCGTGTCGCCGACAAACGCCGCGTCGCCGATCAGGTAGGCCATGTCGGCCGGGGTGTGTCCGGGCACGTGGATGGCGGTGGCGGTCAACGTGCCGATCTGGAATGTCTCGCCGTCGGCGAACAGGTGGCCGAACTGCGATCCGTCGAGCTGGAATTCGGGTTCCAGGTTCAGGATCTTCTTGAAGACGCCCTGCACGGTCCGGATGCTCTGGCCGATGGCGATGACGCCGCCCAGCTGCCGCTGCAGGTAGGGGGCGGCGGATAGATGGTCCGCGTGGGCGTGGGTTTCCAGCAGCCAGACGGTCCGCAGCCCGTGCTCGCGCACGTAGTCGGCCACGCGGTCGGCATTGGCCGTGCTGCTGCGGCCCGACTTGGGATCGTAGTCGAGCACCGAATCGATGATGGCGCAGGCGCCGCCGGGCCCGGGTTCGTGGACGACGTAGGTGACGGTGCCGGTGACGGAGTCGAAAAATGCCTGGATCTGCGGGTTCATGAGTCTTCGCGTGAGGGACTGGCGCGGGGCCTGAGCGGGGCTTGAGCGGGGCGCAAGGGCGCCCCGGCAGGATCAATTTACGACATTAAATAATATTTGCATATAGTTTATTTGAAAATATAATGATATGGTCATTTTCGCTAATCAAAGCAACCGCCCCGCCCATCATGAATGCCCCCCTTACCGACTGCGAACTCGCCGCCCTGCGCGAATCCGCCACCCAGGCTTGCGCCTTGCTCAAGGCCCTGGCCAATGAAGACCGCCTGCTGCTGCTGTGCCAATTGGTCCAGAGCGAACGCAATGTGGGCGAGCTCGAATCGTTGACCGGCATCCGCCAGCCGACCCTCTCGCAACAGCTGGGCGTGCTGCGCGACGAAGGGCTGGTCGCGACGCGTCGCGAGGGCAAGTACATCTACTACCAGATGGCCAGCTTCGAGGTCAGCCAGGTCATGAAGACGCTCTCCAGTTTGTACTGCGGGCGCGCCATGGAGTCACTCAAATGAACGTGGACTGGTCCGCCTTCACCCCGGGCGCCGGCACTGCCGGCGGCCTGCTCATCGGCGCCGGCGCGGTGCTGCTGATGCTGGGCGCGGGACGCATCGCCGGCATCAGCGGCATCCTGGGCGGGTTGCTGACGCCCGAGCGCGGCGGGAGCTGGCGGCTGGCCTTCCTGTTGGGGCTGTGCGCCGCGCCCTGGCTGTTTCGCGCGTTCTCCGAACTGCCGGCCATCACCGTCGATGCCAGCACGCCGCGCCTGATCGTGGCGGGCCTGTTGGTCGGCCTGGGCACCCGCTACGGCTCCGGATGCACCAGCGGACACGGCGTGTGCGGGCTGTCGCGGGGATCGCGACGCTCGATCGCCGCCACGGCCATCTTCATGGCCGCGGGCTTTGCAACGGTCTACGTGCTGCGGCACGTCGTGGGAGCCTGACATGGCCGCGCTCTACGCTTTCGCCGCCGGTCTCGTCTTTGGTCTGGGCCTGCTCGTCTCGGGGCTAGCCGATCCCGCGCGCGTGCTGGGCTTTCTGGACCTGGCCGGCCTGTGGAATCCCACGCTTGCCTTCGTGATGGGCGGCGCCGTGCTGGCGACCAGCATCGGCTACGCGTTCCTGCGGCGGCGCACGCACAGCCTGTCGGGCGAACCCTTGCGCTGGCCGCAGGCCACGCGGATCGATTGGCGCCTGGCCGGCGGCAGCCTGGCGTTCGGCGTGGGCTGGGGCGTGGCGGGCTTCTGCCCGGGGCCGGCGCTGGTCGCCGCGGCGGCGGGCATCGGCGAGGCCGCCGTCTTCGTGGCGGCCATGATCGCCGGCATGCTGATCTACTCGGTTATCGAGCGCGTGCAGCGCCGCGCCAGTGACGCGGCCGCCCCTCGCGCCTAGCCCCGCTACTCGTACGTCCGGATGTCGTCGATGACCTTGCCATCGTTCGGCAGGCCGCCCTCGGCCACCCATTCGACGTCGGCGCGCAGCTTGGTCACGTCGCGCGCCGAGTCGGCGATGCGCCGGGCCAGCGCCTCGCTCTGGTCCCGCGTTTCGACCTTCAGCACCATGCGGTCCGACCCGGTGGTGCCGCTGATGACGAGCCGGGCCCGCAGGATCTCCGGGTGCCGCCGCGCCACGTCGGCCACTTGCGACGGATGCACGAACATGCCGCGCACCTTGGTGGTCTGGTCGGCGCGTCCCATCCAGCCCCGGATGCGCGTGTTGGTGCGTCCGCAGGGCGAGATGCCGGGCATGACCGCGGACAGGTCGCCGGTGCCGAAGCGCACCAGCGGGTAATCGGGGTTCAGCGTGGTCACGACCACTTCGCCGACTTCGCCCTCGGGCACGGGCTCGCCGGTGCCCGGACGCACGATTTCCACGATGATGTCCTCGCCCACCACCAGGCCCTCGCGGGCCGGCGTCTCGAACGCGATCATGCCCAGGTCGGCGCTGCCGTAGGCCTGGTAGCCGTCGATCCCGCGCGCGGCCAGCCAGTCGCGCAGCGACGGCGGAAAGGCCTCGCCTGAAACCAGCGCGCGGCGCAGCGAATCGAGCTTCACGCCCAGTTCGTCCGACTTTTCCAGGATGATCTTCAGGAAGCTCGGCGTGCCGGTATAGCCGCTAGGCGCCAGGTCCTGGATCGCGCGCACCTGCTGTTCGGTCTGGCCGGTGCCTCCCGGGAACACCGTGCAGCCCACGGCATGGGCCGCGGTTTCCATCATCGAGCCGGCCGGCGTGAAGTGGTAGGAAAAGCAGTTGTAGGCCAGCTCGCCGGCGCGAAAGCCCGCGGCGTACAGGGCGCGGGCAAAGCGCCAGTAATCCGACCGCGCGCTTTCCGGTTCGTAGATCGGGCCGGGTGAGGCGAACACGCGCATGGCCTGGCCCCAGCCGATGGCGGAAAAGCCGCCGAAGGCCTTTTCGGGGCCCGGGGCACGGCTTGCGTCGTCGCGGCTGAGCTGCTGGCGCTCCAGCAGTTCATGCTTGCGCAGCACGGGTAGCCGGGCCAGGGCCTCGCGCGAGGTGATCATGGCGGGGTCGACGCCGCGCAGTTGCTCGGCAATGGCCGGCGCGCGCGCGACCGCCCGCGCAATCGCCCCAGGCAGGGCGGCCATCAGATCGCGCTCGCGTTGCTCGGGCGCGCGGGTTTCGAGGTCATCGAAAAACTCGGACATGGGATCGCACCTTCTCGTGTGCCGGTTTGCGGCGCCGTTGCCAGCGCCATGCGGCAAGCGCTGGCTTGCGCGCGTCGGGAATCAGGCCAGCCAGCGTTTGCGGCGGCGATAGAACTTGTTGTCTCGGAAACTCTTGCGTTCCCCGCTGGAAATGCCCAGGTAGAACTCCTTGACGTCCTCGTTTTGCGCCAGGTCGGAAGCGGCGCCGTCCATCATCACGCGCCCGTTTTCCAGGATGTAGCCGTAATCGGCGTACCGGAGCGCGATGTTGGT includes:
- the pap gene encoding polyphosphate:AMP phosphotransferase, which translates into the protein MFAEAEADPTLSKDEFNALEERLRVALVNAQYERLKQADKTLLVVVAGIDGAGKGATVNLLNEWMDPRHIRTLAYGPREGDELERPPLWRYWRDLPPKGSTGIVFGSWYAPLLIEAARKKPNADAIEAHAAAIMRFETMLASEGVQIVKLWFHLSAKAQKARAQRLLASPETAWQVSPVDLKVNKKFDRIRAGAHVVLNHTDCGHAPWVVIPSADENLRTVRTAEAVLLAMRRRGVPRLPPAFVAHSSSTRIVDRLGKLDYDAKEDKDDYESELGLLQGRLACAARSDKFRNRSLILVFEGQDAAGKGGAIRRVTHALDARQFDITPISAPTTEEMARPYLWRFWRRLPSHGRIAIFDRSWYGRVLVERVEKLIPPAKWRRAYAEINDFEEQLAASGALVLKFWLAITPQVQLERFREREKSPFKNFKITPDDWRNRDKWREYASAANEMMMRTDVAHAPWHLVSANDKRYARLQVLRHIVEAMENQL
- a CDS encoding MBL fold metallo-hydrolase; this encodes MNPQIQAFFDSVTGTVTYVVHEPGPGGACAIIDSVLDYDPKSGRSSTANADRVADYVREHGLRTVWLLETHAHADHLSAAPYLQRQLGGVIAIGQSIRTVQGVFKKILNLEPEFQLDGSQFGHLFADGETFQIGTLTATAIHVPGHTPADMAYLIGDAAFVGDTLFMPDVGTARCDFPGGDAHLLYRSIRRLLSLPDATRLFMCHDYPPESREVAWETTVAEQRRANIHVRDGVSEDEFVAMRTRRDATLGMPTLILPAIQVNIRAGHFPPAEDNGVRYLKIPVNAL
- a CDS encoding helix-turn-helix transcriptional regulator, yielding MNAPLTDCELAALRESATQACALLKALANEDRLLLLCQLVQSERNVGELESLTGIRQPTLSQQLGVLRDEGLVATRREGKYIYYQMASFEVSQVMKTLSSLYCGRAMESLK
- a CDS encoding YeeE/YedE family protein, with amino-acid sequence MNVDWSAFTPGAGTAGGLLIGAGAVLLMLGAGRIAGISGILGGLLTPERGGSWRLAFLLGLCAAPWLFRAFSELPAITVDASTPRLIVAGLLVGLGTRYGSGCTSGHGVCGLSRGSRRSIAATAIFMAAGFATVYVLRHVVGA
- a CDS encoding DUF6691 family protein; this translates as MAALYAFAAGLVFGLGLLVSGLADPARVLGFLDLAGLWNPTLAFVMGGAVLATSIGYAFLRRRTHSLSGEPLRWPQATRIDWRLAGGSLAFGVGWGVAGFCPGPALVAAAAGIGEAAVFVAAMIAGMLIYSVIERVQRRASDAAAPRA
- a CDS encoding phenylacetate--CoA ligase family protein, with protein sequence MSEFFDDLETRAPEQRERDLMAALPGAIARAVARAPAIAEQLRGVDPAMITSREALARLPVLRKHELLERQQLSRDDASRAPGPEKAFGGFSAIGWGQAMRVFASPGPIYEPESARSDYWRFARALYAAGFRAGELAYNCFSYHFTPAGSMMETAAHAVGCTVFPGGTGQTEQQVRAIQDLAPSGYTGTPSFLKIILEKSDELGVKLDSLRRALVSGEAFPPSLRDWLAARGIDGYQAYGSADLGMIAFETPAREGLVVGEDIIVEIVRPGTGEPVPEGEVGEVVVTTLNPDYPLVRFGTGDLSAVMPGISPCGRTNTRIRGWMGRADQTTKVRGMFVHPSQVADVARRHPEILRARLVISGTTGSDRMVLKVETRDQSEALARRIADSARDVTKLRADVEWVAEGGLPNDGKVIDDIRTYE